The genomic stretch AAAAATGCTTGATAATGGTGATGATTATCTATTGCTGGATGTCAGGGATTTAAATGAACACAAGCCTGGATTTATCCCAGGATCTGTGTGTTTGTCGAGAGGCACATTGGAATTCAACATTGGTAAAAAAGAGTTTTGGGAAGGAAAAAAACTCAATATGCCTGAAAAGGATTTCCCAATTATTGTGTATTGCAAAAAAGGAGACAGAGGTATTTTAGCAGCACATACGCTTCATCATTTAGGATATAGCAATGTTCAATATCTGGAGGGTGGCTTTAAGGCTTGGGAATTAGATTATCCCAAGGTTTATGATCGGATTGAAGAATCTCATGACGATCATGCCGAAGTAGGTGGTTGCTAATATCTAAATTATAAAATCATGAAAAGATTGGTTAATACATTTGTGCTACTTGCTTTTTTAAGTCTTGGATT from Bacteroidota bacterium encodes the following:
- a CDS encoding rhodanese-like domain-containing protein, giving the protein MKKIKAIIFSTILFSLVFTACHEKTTFTPKEMVDNALKQVEKVSTSDLKKMLDNGDDYLLLDVRDLNEHKPGFIPGSVCLSRGTLEFNIGKKEFWEGKKLNMPEKDFPIIVYCKKGDRGILAAHTLHHLGYSNVQYLEGGFKAWELDYPKVYDRIEESHDDHAEVGGC